The following are encoded together in the Parabacteroides chongii genome:
- a CDS encoding type II toxin-antitoxin system HicB family antitoxin, with protein MKTIVAIIEKAEDGGYGVYTKSVQGAYGYGLTEQEAKNDFVDVLNEQAEFYKEKKGVFPEWYTENISIDYKYDFSGFFKTFPFFNVSQFAQAVGINPSLMRKYKEGLAFASEKQKAAIQDKFNEIVTKMSLVQF; from the coding sequence ATGAAAACAATTGTAGCAATTATCGAAAAAGCAGAAGACGGCGGCTATGGTGTTTACACCAAATCTGTACAAGGTGCGTACGGGTACGGTCTGACTGAGCAGGAGGCTAAAAATGACTTTGTAGACGTACTAAACGAACAAGCCGAATTTTACAAAGAAAAGAAAGGTGTGTTTCCGGAATGGTATACGGAAAATATATCGATAGATTACAAATATGACTTTTCCGGTTTTTTTAAAACCTTTCCTTTCTTCAATGTATCACAATTTGCACAAGCTGTCGGGATTAATCCTTCATTGATGCGCAAATATAAAGAAGGACTGGCTTTTGCTTCCGAAAAACAAAAGGCAGCCATACAAGACAAATTCAACGAGATCGTAACTAAAATGAGTCTGGTCCAGTTTTAA
- a CDS encoding type II toxin-antitoxin system HicA family toxin gives MKYSEFYKLIEAAGWTISKGKKHHKYVHPDFDYFIPVGRHPSKEIPKGTLESMMKDAGLKK, from the coding sequence ATGAAGTATTCCGAGTTTTACAAACTGATTGAAGCCGCAGGCTGGACAATCAGTAAGGGTAAGAAACATCACAAGTATGTTCACCCGGACTTCGACTATTTCATTCCTGTCGGACGTCATCCGAGCAAAGAAATACCAAAAGGTACACTTGAATCGATGATGAAGGATGCCGGACTGAAAAAGTAA
- a CDS encoding DUF6383 domain-containing protein, with protein sequence MNKKFSTLVATLLASGGLFYAVDAMILPANDGVARTYVTTRTGSDAAQSTEKILSCNLKNVDAFKTAWTLVDASSDTPSVTDGDGGQEAAKSYNLQVAGAEGWFLCENGIQYVGKTETQEAEGNETAIPLVITVGEEGAVNLYIAEEDGSFTVKTVNATDAVALEGDGDKTTPAANAFLYTDESTPYTEKSVENLSILSSGEGDGNVALVTKNESEDDVEIQSEDVTFDIIVDVEIVKSELAENAPGADVPGMGDVAVSVAEDGTITVTSDVTAIPAPTTVAIGDNVLSVQNGKVVYLTEDDAEKADSWVLVDSKYKNVTLEKLGETKIWLQATAGLKSTDAAPFVLVEKAKASTFTLKQGEKATVVTDGNSVNISSVALKTTGVSTAATIDDANKDILLTSVASGDVVLLGNGTQFAGEDGSLEKATLWVVSKTATTTDGTYRYSFKKKDANTYFTVEGETEFTAEDYKGSFALKATNGKYVSIGEDGTPSLVDPSTPSALFSIPADAKAFTAKQILSDFGTLTSFNLSLWDEKDGVSTLVQNPFEDADLVPVCYNSTNKTFTPITVDNASSFTDTELKTFLLKKGNSYIVVETTKDSEWSNINSELIAGGYKFVTLSEKAMAEVMKNGKWKDATYAPYFTFNFDANKVANGEATAKTPIYSIQVSDYSKTSVGDVSTFTIKTGAQAGTYLTTSSKQAYWAYAEFSANNAVRGDSDKDYNPLNMKYVNITFVNHSDVTYKDGTKTIKLNGKVLGAEAKPADAANFLFDKPEGQWAVQMTAATGDLSKGQSLGDNVYGFTFVNRENNNEKYAVSKIYYLGNNKYAVAYTGGSAKFAQWNGSALLRDTIAITPVETALKNNAVQRDGYKNLTAEEVQDQLFNLLVASSEEDYYVGENHTAKSHFLGLSHDENATVNWRIVPLTAARAYDSDKELTQASDSVYVFNHPQYYKASDKKFYEYKDTVAIISYALQNVANDEFLTYENPQTTDILSMICDPAFKSYKTTKNISEAYRFVLKEKGTDLYNIVGVTYPKYDAKGFVADGKTTHASLNLGNKLYGATTLTKQGAVEVEGAYDQINSNDLFKVQKVGAPEYRLQSMGDTIRIFRQENDYDQMFENGEFLNIGNKAQLTTMAPALYVDTAYVKRGNNNRYQYLLAVNPEYKPATFDNANHQLTPDTTYGRFLVNLIDTAYVAYVNGAIHTNKYINDNEAGEHFAKLGFVYGFRTGDKLYITDKNYTKSGKASDVIDLSTSDFNTAKFAFRYINPINHESDGSFKVQTGYYDYNTYIAGKKQPELSNDGYLKNINGVVVVAKGYAAGDKFDLAAEHSNPTANDEISASAISVVATDGAVIVKGAEGKNVVITNVLGQTIANTVITSSEATIAAPAGVVVVAVEGEAAVKAIVK encoded by the coding sequence ATGAACAAAAAGTTTTCTACATTAGTAGCTACACTGTTGGCTTCGGGTGGATTGTTCTACGCTGTAGACGCAATGATCTTACCGGCAAACGACGGGGTAGCTAGAACGTATGTGACAACTAGAACTGGCTCGGATGCAGCCCAGTCGACGGAAAAAATCCTTTCTTGTAATCTCAAAAATGTGGATGCATTTAAGACTGCATGGACGTTGGTGGATGCTTCTTCTGACACACCATCGGTTACTGATGGAGATGGCGGTCAAGAAGCAGCCAAATCCTACAATTTGCAAGTAGCCGGTGCTGAAGGATGGTTCCTGTGTGAAAATGGCATTCAGTATGTAGGTAAGACAGAAACTCAAGAGGCAGAAGGAAATGAAACTGCAATACCTTTGGTAATTACTGTGGGTGAAGAAGGTGCAGTAAATCTCTACATTGCTGAAGAAGATGGTTCTTTTACAGTAAAGACTGTGAATGCTACTGATGCAGTAGCACTTGAAGGAGATGGAGACAAGACTACTCCTGCAGCGAATGCATTCTTGTATACAGATGAAAGCACTCCTTATACAGAAAAAAGTGTAGAGAATCTAAGTATACTTTCTTCTGGTGAGGGTGATGGTAATGTTGCATTAGTAACTAAAAACGAAAGCGAAGACGATGTTGAAATTCAGTCCGAAGATGTTACTTTTGACATTATTGTAGACGTAGAAATCGTTAAGTCAGAACTGGCAGAGAATGCTCCGGGTGCAGATGTTCCGGGCATGGGTGATGTTGCTGTTTCTGTTGCAGAAGACGGTACAATAACTGTTACCAGCGATGTAACAGCTATTCCTGCCCCGACTACTGTTGCTATTGGAGACAATGTTCTTTCTGTTCAAAACGGAAAAGTAGTTTATTTGACAGAAGATGATGCTGAAAAAGCAGATTCATGGGTATTGGTAGATAGCAAATACAAGAATGTCACTCTTGAAAAACTGGGTGAAACAAAGATCTGGCTGCAGGCAACTGCAGGTCTTAAATCAACAGATGCTGCTCCTTTTGTTTTGGTAGAGAAAGCTAAAGCTTCTACATTTACACTAAAACAAGGTGAAAAAGCAACTGTTGTGACTGACGGAAACTCAGTAAATATATCTAGCGTTGCTTTAAAAACAACCGGTGTATCTACGGCTGCCACTATTGATGATGCCAATAAAGATATTCTTTTGACTTCTGTTGCATCCGGAGATGTAGTGCTTTTGGGTAACGGTACTCAATTTGCAGGTGAAGACGGATCACTCGAAAAGGCAACTCTTTGGGTAGTAAGCAAGACTGCAACGACAACTGACGGAACTTATCGTTATTCTTTCAAAAAGAAAGATGCCAATACTTATTTCACAGTTGAAGGCGAAACCGAATTTACTGCGGAAGACTATAAAGGAAGCTTTGCTTTAAAAGCTACAAATGGAAAATATGTAAGTATTGGAGAGGATGGAACACCTTCTTTGGTTGATCCATCTACTCCTTCTGCTTTGTTTAGCATTCCTGCAGATGCAAAGGCATTCACAGCTAAACAAATCCTTTCAGACTTCGGTACACTGACAAGCTTCAACCTGTCTTTGTGGGATGAAAAGGATGGCGTTTCTACATTGGTTCAGAACCCGTTTGAAGATGCTGATTTGGTTCCGGTATGTTACAACAGTACTAATAAGACGTTCACTCCGATCACGGTAGATAATGCTAGCTCATTTACTGATACTGAGCTGAAAACTTTCTTACTGAAGAAAGGCAACAGCTACATCGTAGTTGAAACAACTAAAGATTCTGAATGGAGTAACATTAACTCTGAGTTGATCGCTGGTGGTTACAAGTTCGTAACACTGAGCGAGAAAGCGATGGCTGAAGTGATGAAAAACGGTAAATGGAAAGATGCCACTTATGCTCCTTACTTCACATTCAACTTCGATGCAAACAAAGTAGCAAACGGTGAAGCAACAGCTAAAACTCCTATCTATTCAATTCAGGTATCTGATTATAGTAAAACGAGTGTAGGTGATGTTTCTACATTTACTATCAAGACTGGTGCACAAGCAGGTACTTATCTGACAACTTCTAGTAAACAAGCTTATTGGGCATATGCTGAATTCAGTGCAAACAACGCTGTACGCGGTGATTCTGACAAGGATTACAATCCGCTGAACATGAAGTATGTGAACATTACGTTTGTAAATCATTCGGATGTAACATACAAAGATGGTACTAAGACTATCAAATTGAATGGTAAGGTTTTGGGTGCGGAAGCTAAACCAGCTGATGCTGCTAACTTCCTGTTCGATAAACCGGAAGGACAGTGGGCTGTTCAAATGACTGCTGCTACAGGTGATTTGTCTAAGGGACAATCATTGGGTGACAATGTTTACGGCTTTACTTTCGTAAACCGTGAAAACAATAACGAAAAGTATGCTGTAAGCAAGATATATTACCTGGGTAACAACAAATATGCTGTAGCTTATACCGGTGGTTCTGCTAAATTTGCTCAATGGAACGGTTCAGCTTTGCTTCGCGATACAATCGCAATCACTCCGGTTGAAACTGCTTTGAAAAATAACGCTGTTCAGCGTGACGGTTATAAGAACCTGACAGCTGAAGAAGTACAGGATCAGTTGTTCAACCTGTTGGTAGCTTCTTCTGAAGAAGATTACTATGTAGGTGAAAACCATACTGCGAAGAGTCACTTCCTGGGCTTGTCTCACGACGAAAATGCTACAGTAAACTGGAGAATTGTTCCGTTGACAGCTGCCAGAGCTTATGATTCTGACAAAGAACTGACACAGGCTTCCGACTCTGTATATGTATTCAACCATCCGCAGTATTACAAAGCTTCTGACAAGAAGTTCTATGAGTACAAAGATACTGTTGCTATCATCAGCTACGCATTGCAGAATGTGGCTAACGATGAATTCCTGACTTACGAAAATCCGCAGACAACAGATATCCTGTCAATGATTTGCGATCCTGCTTTCAAATCATACAAGACTACTAAGAATATCTCTGAAGCTTATCGTTTCGTATTGAAAGAAAAAGGAACTGATCTGTATAACATCGTTGGTGTAACTTATCCGAAGTATGACGCTAAAGGATTTGTAGCAGATGGCAAAACAACTCATGCTTCTTTGAACCTGGGCAACAAACTGTATGGCGCAACAACGCTGACAAAACAGGGTGCTGTTGAAGTTGAAGGCGCTTACGATCAGATCAACTCTAACGACCTGTTCAAAGTACAGAAAGTGGGTGCTCCTGAATATCGTCTGCAGAGCATGGGTGATACGATCCGTATCTTCCGTCAGGAAAATGATTACGATCAGATGTTCGAAAACGGTGAATTCCTGAACATCGGTAACAAGGCTCAGTTGACTACTATGGCTCCGGCTCTGTATGTCGATACAGCTTATGTAAAACGTGGCAACAACAATCGTTATCAGTATCTGTTGGCTGTTAATCCGGAATACAAACCGGCTACATTCGACAATGCTAACCATCAGCTGACTCCGGATACGACTTACGGTCGCTTCCTGGTGAACCTGATCGACACTGCTTATGTAGCTTATGTAAATGGTGCTATCCATACGAATAAGTATATCAATGACAATGAAGCAGGCGAACACTTTGCTAAGTTAGGTTTCGTATACGGTTTCCGCACAGGTGACAAACTGTATATCACAGACAAGAACTATACAAAGAGTGGCAAGGCTTCCGACGTGATTGACCTGAGCACAAGCGATTTCAATACAGCTAAGTTTGCGTTCCGTTATATCAACCCGATCAACCATGAATCTGACGGTTCATTCAAGGTTCAGACAGGTTATTATGATTATAACACTTACATCGCTGGCAAGAAACAGCCTGAACTCTCTAACGATGGTTACCTGAAGAACATCAACGGTGTGGTTGTTGTAGCTAAGGGTTATGCAGCAGGTGATAAGTTTGATCTGGCAGCAGAACATTCTAATCCGACTGCAAACGACGAAATCAGCGCTTCTGCAATCTCTGTAGTAGCAACTGACGGTGCTGTAATCGTTAAGGGTGCTGAAGGCAAGAACGTAGTGATCACTAACGTACTTGGTCAGACAATTGCCAATACAGTAATCACTTCTTCTGAAGCAACCATCGCTGCTCCTGCAGGTGTGGTAGTCGTTGCCGTTGAAGGTGAAGCTGCTGTTAAAGCAATCGTAAAATAA
- a CDS encoding DoxX family protein, translating to MLAIYRFLFPSKPDGTVISLLLLALRILFGGLLLSHGIQKWTNYTEMSAVFPDPLGVGSQVSLGLAIFGELACSIGFIFGALYRLAMIPMIFTMCMAFFVIHGNDAFAVKELAFIYLVVFILMYITGPGKFSIDRLISIPLSQKRR from the coding sequence ATGTTGGCGATATACAGATTTTTATTTCCGTCTAAGCCGGACGGTACGGTTATTTCACTGTTGTTATTGGCATTGCGTATCCTTTTCGGAGGATTGTTGTTATCTCATGGTATCCAGAAATGGACTAACTATACCGAGATGTCTGCCGTTTTTCCCGATCCGCTGGGTGTAGGTAGCCAGGTTTCGTTAGGGCTTGCAATTTTTGGTGAGTTGGCTTGTTCAATAGGTTTTATTTTTGGTGCATTGTATCGATTGGCTATGATCCCGATGATCTTTACCATGTGCATGGCATTCTTCGTTATTCACGGCAATGATGCGTTTGCGGTGAAAGAGTTGGCTTTTATCTATCTGGTTGTATTTATATTAATGTATATTACCGGGCCGGGTAAATTTTCGATAGACCGCTTGATCTCGATACCATTGTCGCAAAAAAGAAGATAA
- the ung gene encoding uracil-DNA glycosylase, with amino-acid sequence MDVKIEQSWKERLAPEFEKDYFKELINFVKQEYSHGAVYPPGPYIFNAFEHCPFDKVKVVILGQDPYHEPGQAHGLCFSVQDGTPYPPSLINIFKEIESDLGKPMPPSGNLLRWADQGVLLLNATLTVRAHQAGSHQNRGWETFTDAVIRTLAEERSHIVYILWGSYAQRKGAVINASRNLILKSAHPSPLSAYRGFFGNKHFSKANDYLIATGQEPIEW; translated from the coding sequence ATGGACGTAAAGATCGAACAAAGCTGGAAAGAGCGGTTAGCCCCCGAATTTGAAAAAGATTATTTCAAAGAGTTAATCAACTTTGTAAAACAAGAATACAGCCACGGTGCTGTCTATCCTCCCGGACCATACATCTTTAATGCTTTCGAACATTGTCCTTTCGATAAAGTGAAAGTGGTCATTCTGGGACAAGACCCTTACCACGAACCCGGACAGGCACACGGCCTTTGCTTTTCCGTGCAGGACGGAACGCCTTATCCTCCTTCCCTGATCAATATTTTCAAAGAAATAGAAAGCGACCTAGGCAAACCCATGCCACCAAGCGGAAACCTTTTGCGTTGGGCAGACCAGGGTGTTCTGCTATTGAACGCCACCCTGACAGTCCGTGCACACCAGGCAGGCTCACATCAGAACCGGGGATGGGAAACATTTACCGATGCCGTGATCCGTACACTGGCAGAAGAGCGCAGCCACATCGTTTATATCCTTTGGGGCTCATATGCACAACGCAAAGGGGCGGTCATTAATGCTTCACGCAATCTGATATTGAAATCGGCACACCCTTCTCCCCTCTCCGCTTACCGGGGATTTTTCGGGAACAAACATTTCAGTAAAGCAAATGATTATTTGATAGCCACCGGGCAAGAACCGATAGAGTGGTAA
- the asnA gene encoding aspartate--ammonia ligase: MSYLIKPAGYKALLNLSQTEMGIKKIKDFFQQNLSSELRLRRVTAPLFVLKGMGINDDLNGTERAVTFPIKDLNDSKAEIVHSLAKWKRLTLADYNIEEGYGIYTDMNAIRSDEELGNLHSLYVDQWDWERVMSPKERNVEYLKEVVRRIYAAMVRTEYLVYEMFPQIRPTLPQHIHFIHSEDLLQKYPTFTPKEREDAIAKEYGAVFIIGIGCKLSNGEKHDGRAPDYDDWSTVAENGQVGLNGDLLVWDDVLNRSLELSSMGIRVDKEALERQLKLSNAEEKRELYFHKRLLNGELPQSIGGGIGQSRLCMFYLRKAHIGEIQASIWPEDMRQEARAAGMLLI, encoded by the coding sequence ATGAGCTATTTAATTAAACCTGCGGGATATAAGGCTTTGCTAAACCTGTCGCAAACAGAGATGGGAATCAAGAAAATCAAAGACTTTTTCCAGCAAAACCTGTCTTCGGAGTTACGCCTGCGTCGTGTCACGGCACCTTTGTTCGTTCTTAAAGGGATGGGAATCAACGATGACCTGAACGGAACCGAACGAGCTGTCACATTTCCGATCAAAGACCTGAACGATTCCAAAGCCGAAATCGTACACTCTTTGGCGAAATGGAAACGCCTCACTTTAGCAGACTATAATATCGAAGAAGGGTACGGCATTTATACCGATATGAATGCCATCCGCTCTGACGAAGAACTGGGTAACCTGCATTCATTATACGTCGACCAGTGGGACTGGGAACGGGTGATGAGCCCCAAAGAACGCAATGTCGAATATCTGAAAGAGGTCGTACGACGTATATATGCAGCCATGGTGCGTACCGAATATCTGGTTTATGAGATGTTTCCGCAAATACGGCCGACACTTCCCCAGCATATTCATTTCATACATTCCGAGGATTTGTTGCAAAAATATCCTACCTTTACACCGAAAGAACGGGAAGACGCTATCGCCAAAGAATATGGCGCAGTCTTCATCATCGGTATCGGATGCAAGCTGAGCAACGGAGAGAAACATGACGGACGTGCTCCTGACTACGACGACTGGTCGACTGTAGCAGAAAACGGACAGGTAGGACTGAACGGTGACTTACTCGTTTGGGACGATGTATTGAACCGCTCGCTCGAACTTTCTTCAATGGGTATCCGTGTAGATAAGGAAGCGCTGGAACGTCAGCTGAAGCTCTCCAACGCTGAAGAAAAGAGAGAACTCTACTTCCACAAACGCCTGCTGAACGGTGAACTGCCTCAGAGTATCGGCGGCGGTATCGGACAAAGCCGTTTGTGTATGTTCTATCTGCGCAAAGCTCATATCGGTGAGATCCAGGCTAGTATCTGGCCGGAAGATATGCGTCAGGAAGCCCGTGCTGCAGGAATGCTATTAATTTAA